In Gigantopelta aegis isolate Gae_Host chromosome 14, Gae_host_genome, whole genome shotgun sequence, the following proteins share a genomic window:
- the LOC121388362 gene encoding opsin Rh4-like, whose amino-acid sequence MNATEPPNATMTDRTSTFDSTTHMGHNSTWDPSTTIRDTSVPGESTSDITIHLTTSVEGISHIMPTMVTTYFRDNFTTSPNTTEGFSQPHDVTRHLFKWHGAELLFLIVVLVLAVVGNMMVIYVYHFRWKRSNFSLFIEVLALLDLINGCTTVPLFIWLTVDDTIHAFHSICQAASYMAMATGVSSGICLLTIAYDRNRKICKPLKLEIPLRLTKRLCSGAVIVGSLIAIPSVFLYGKKDVVVVDEGLTITITECFFTDTSMRSPLLFVFTAVLGLIFTVITVCLTILYISIWKALRIHLQHRESLGSRRSSVSSRHHDFRSQRSSARLFFFVTVAFFSSYFPYFVVMSTLMLSDMPVMSASVKSLTDIAKFSPLLSNIINPIIYSATSTRFRKECLAILFQCGTRLQKRTWKRQGSGSSLRHQKTHTSSVTEEMAESQSRKRKIQAKHTENECSSNGVTNENK is encoded by the coding sequence ATGAATGCAACAGAACCGCCAAATGCAACAATGACGGATCGAACCTCAACGTTTGATTCAACAACACACATGGGTCATAACTCAACCTGGGACCCATCTACCACCATCCGCGACACATCAGTACCGGGTGAATCCACGTCGGATATCACCATCCATCTGACTACCTCTGTTGAAGGGATTTCACATATAATGCCTACCATGGTTACTACGTATTTTCGTGACAACTTCACCACTTCGCCAAACACAACAGAAGGGTTTTCGCAACCTCACGATGTGACGCGGCATTTGTTCAAGTGGCATGGGGCCGAGTTACTCTTTCTCATCGTAGTGCTCGTGCTGGCAGTTGTGGGAAACATGATGGTCATATACGTTTATCACTTCCGGTGGAAGAGGTCAAACTTTAGTCTATTTATAGAAGTGCTGGCTCTGCTGGATTTAATAAACGGATGCACCACCGTGCCGTTGTTCATATGGCTCACAGTGGATGACACAATCCACGCGTTTCATTCAATCTGTCAGGCGGCATCCTACATGGCAATGGCGACGGGTGTCTCGTCGGGAATATGTCTGTTAACCATTGCCTATGACAGAAACAGGAAAATCTGCAAACCTCTAAAGCTTGAGATCCCGCTAAGACTGACAAAACGGCTGTGTTCGGGTGCCGTCATCGTGGGCAGCCTGATCGCCATACCGAGCGTCTTTCTGTACGGGAAGAAGGACGTGGTGGTCGTGGACGAAGGACTGACCATCACGATCACCGAGTGTTTCTTTACGGACACATCCATGAGGAGTCCTCTGCTGTTCGTCTTCACCGCAGTCCTCGGTCTCATCTTCACCGTGATCACGGTCTGTCTCACCATCCTGTACATCTCCATATGGAAGGCGCTGAGGATCCACCTCCAACACCGGGAATCGCTGGGAAGCCGTAGATCGTCCGTATCCAGTCGGCATCATGATTTCCGTTCGCAGCGCAGCTCCGCTCGACTCTTCTTCTTCGTGACGGTGGCGTTCTTCAGCAGTTACTTCCCTTACTTCGTCGTCATGTCCACGCTGATGTTGAGCGACATGCCCGTGATGAGTGCGAGCGTCAAGTCGCTGACGGACATCGCCAAGTTCTCGCCCCTCCTGAGCAACATCATCAACCCAATCATCTACAGCGCCACCTCGACGAGGTTCCGGAAGGAATGCCTAGCGATTCTCTTCCAGTGCGGGACGCGATTACAGAAGAGAACATGGAAGCGCCAAGGAAGCGGAAGTAGTCTGCGTCACCAGAAGACTCACACGTCATCGGTAACCGAGGAAATGGCGGAGAGCCAATCACGAAAACGTAAAATACAGGCCAAACATACCGAGAATGAGTGCAGTAGTAATGGAGTCacgaatgaaaataaatga
- the LOC121388261 gene encoding C5a anaphylatoxin chemotactic receptor 1-like isoform X3, which produces MDINNSMNFTTAGYDVNSTADEHSESFVPNLFKWNGAEMIFLIILFVAGIVGNTLVIYVYHVKWRRSNFTLFIEVLAAIDLTNCLVSLSLFFVLTLYKGDKFGPVCSTASYVAIGTALSSGFVLVIVAFDRNWKIHNPIKHELTIGMTWKMCLAAVVVGMAASIPGTFMFGRKETVYVDDGGVAFNHTWCFFKAHAFKSYTMYIFASVLGVVFLFILTSLSVLYFLIWRALRVHLQRRASLGCSRIRVSLGGKDSHGNYYRAQKTTARLFFIITIAFFLTYFPYFIALYILIFKDTDPEFLSPVGKAFVDLAKLSPMMSNVINPIIYSLSSTRFRREIVMIFKGVSRSSPGKKKNVVDQPVRLNFKHSHSASSLGGSKAISNDHINIVFAKIPITDRQTLS; this is translated from the coding sequence ATGGATATCAACAATTCGATGAACTTCACAACCGCCGGATATGACGTCAACTCTACAGCAGACGAACACAGCGAAAGTTTCGTACCTAACTTATTCAAGTGGAATGGCGCGGAGATGATTTTCCTTATCATTCTGTTCGTTGCCGGAATTGTGGGCAACACACTTGTTATCTACGTGTACCACGTGAAGTGGCGCAGGTCGAACTTCACGTTGTTTATCGAGGTCCTTGCCGCCATTGATCTGACGAACTGCCTGGTTTCTCTCAGCCTGTTTTTCGTGTTGACGCTCTACAAAGGCGACAAGTTCGGGCCCGTGTGCAGCACGGCGTCTTACGTGGCCATTGGCACGGCGCTGTCGTCGGGATTCGTACTCGTCATCGTCGCGTTTGACCGGAACTGGAAGATCCACAACCCGATCAAGCACGAGCTGACGATTGGGATGACGTGGAAGATGTGCCTCGCCGCCGTGGTCGTCGGCATGGCCGCCTCCATCCCCGGCACGTTCATGTTCGGCCGGAAGGAGACCGTGTACGTCGACGACGGCGGCGTCGCCTTCAACCACACCTGGTGCTTCTTCAAGGCGCACGCCTTCAAGAGCTACACCATGTACATCTTCGCCAGTGTCCTCGGCGTCGTGTTCCTCTTCATCCTGACGTCACTCTCCGTCCTGTATTTCCTAATCTGGCGGGCTCTGAGAGTTCATTTGCAGAGACGAGCATCGCTGGGATGCAGCAGGATTCGAGTGTCGCTGGGTGGCAAGGATAGTCACGGCAACTATTACCGAGCCCAGAAAACGACAGCCAGACTCTTCTTCATTATAACTATCGCATTTTTCCTCACATATTTCCCGTACTTCATAGCCTTGTATATTCTTATATTCAAAGACACTGACCCGGAGTTTTTGTCGCCTGTGGGTAAAGCTTTCGTAGACCTCGCAAAACTGTCGCCAATGATGAGCAATGTTATAAACCCAATAATATACAGTCTTTCGTCGACGCGCTTTAGGAGAGAGATTGTTATGATATTCAAAGGGGTTAGTAGATCCAGCCCTGGGAAAAAGAAGAATGTGGTAGACCAGCCAGTCAGGCTCAACTTCAAACATTCGCATTCTGCGTCGTCGTTGGGCGGTTCTAAAGCTATTTCTAATGACCACATCAACATAGTGTTTGCCAAGATTCCcatcacagacagacagactttGTCGTGA
- the LOC121388261 gene encoding C5a anaphylatoxin chemotactic receptor 1-like isoform X1, translating into MDDTLHIKSSEEQPLTIVAITLLPSRMDINNSMNFTTAGYDVNSTADEHSESFVPNLFKWNGAEMIFLIILFVAGIVGNTLVIYVYHVKWRRSNFTLFIEVLAAIDLTNCLVSLSLFFVLTLYKGDKFGPVCSTASYVAIGTALSSGFVLVIVAFDRNWKIHNPIKHELTIGMTWKMCLAAVVVGMAASIPGTFMFGRKETVYVDDGGVAFNHTWCFFKAHAFKSYTMYIFASVLGVVFLFILTSLSVLYFLIWRALRVHLQRRASLGCSRIRVSLGGKDSHGNYYRAQKTTARLFFIITIAFFLTYFPYFIALYILIFKDTDPEFLSPVGKAFVDLAKLSPMMSNVINPIIYSLSSTRFRREIVMIFKGVSRSSPGKKKNVVDQPVRLNFKHSHSASSLGGSKAISNDHINIVFAKIPITDRQTLS; encoded by the coding sequence ATACCCTCCATATTAAGTCGTCAGAAGAACAGCCGCTAACCATCGTGGCTATCACTCTGTTGCCCTCTCGGATGGATATCAACAATTCGATGAACTTCACAACCGCCGGATATGACGTCAACTCTACAGCAGACGAACACAGCGAAAGTTTCGTACCTAACTTATTCAAGTGGAATGGCGCGGAGATGATTTTCCTTATCATTCTGTTCGTTGCCGGAATTGTGGGCAACACACTTGTTATCTACGTGTACCACGTGAAGTGGCGCAGGTCGAACTTCACGTTGTTTATCGAGGTCCTTGCCGCCATTGATCTGACGAACTGCCTGGTTTCTCTCAGCCTGTTTTTCGTGTTGACGCTCTACAAAGGCGACAAGTTCGGGCCCGTGTGCAGCACGGCGTCTTACGTGGCCATTGGCACGGCGCTGTCGTCGGGATTCGTACTCGTCATCGTCGCGTTTGACCGGAACTGGAAGATCCACAACCCGATCAAGCACGAGCTGACGATTGGGATGACGTGGAAGATGTGCCTCGCCGCCGTGGTCGTCGGCATGGCCGCCTCCATCCCCGGCACGTTCATGTTCGGCCGGAAGGAGACCGTGTACGTCGACGACGGCGGCGTCGCCTTCAACCACACCTGGTGCTTCTTCAAGGCGCACGCCTTCAAGAGCTACACCATGTACATCTTCGCCAGTGTCCTCGGCGTCGTGTTCCTCTTCATCCTGACGTCACTCTCCGTCCTGTATTTCCTAATCTGGCGGGCTCTGAGAGTTCATTTGCAGAGACGAGCATCGCTGGGATGCAGCAGGATTCGAGTGTCGCTGGGTGGCAAGGATAGTCACGGCAACTATTACCGAGCCCAGAAAACGACAGCCAGACTCTTCTTCATTATAACTATCGCATTTTTCCTCACATATTTCCCGTACTTCATAGCCTTGTATATTCTTATATTCAAAGACACTGACCCGGAGTTTTTGTCGCCTGTGGGTAAAGCTTTCGTAGACCTCGCAAAACTGTCGCCAATGATGAGCAATGTTATAAACCCAATAATATACAGTCTTTCGTCGACGCGCTTTAGGAGAGAGATTGTTATGATATTCAAAGGGGTTAGTAGATCCAGCCCTGGGAAAAAGAAGAATGTGGTAGACCAGCCAGTCAGGCTCAACTTCAAACATTCGCATTCTGCGTCGTCGTTGGGCGGTTCTAAAGCTATTTCTAATGACCACATCAACATAGTGTTTGCCAAGATTCCcatcacagacagacagactttGTCGTGA